A window from Bacteroidota bacterium encodes these proteins:
- a CDS encoding transketolase — protein sequence MPESGVATISSAEKLSFDLFRDQVLSDYRVACISRETSLLGRKEVLTGKAKFGIFGDGKEVAQVAMARFFKPGDYRSGYYRDQTFAYATGLTNVEQYFSQLYSDPDINNDPFSAGRQMNAHFATPNTKENGEWNDLVNVKNNIADLAPTAGQMPRSIGLGLASKIFRAVPELKQFSNLSDNGNEVCFTTIGDASTSEGHFWETINAAGVLQIPLCVFVWDDGYGISVPKKYQTTKGSISDALQGFQKQDGTNGMNIYKIKGWDYAGMCEAFEEGVRIAREKHIPCLFHVEEITQPQGHSTSGSHERYKTPERLEWEREFDGNKKMREWILANHLAEEEEISQLETEAKEVVRDGKNKAWEKFFAPIKIQVTRTVDLILSLVGAFPLKAEMLQKIAKELSTNREPLRRDVMKALKDAIDIAGDNEAAYWTKDYYNDLLNENKSLYNSHLYNEGEKSALNVQAVDATYDEKAPLINGYEILNKYFDQLLANNPKVVAFGEDVGYIGDVNQGFSGLQAKYGMNRIADTGIRELTIMGQGIGLAFRGLRPIAEIQYIDYLLYGLQPLSDDASTLHFRTKGKQSCPLIVRTRGHRLEGIWHSGSPMGMVLSALRGMLVCVPRNMTQAVGMYNTLLQGNDPALMIECLNGYRLKEKMPSNLGTFSVPLGVPEIIRHGTDVTVVSYGSTLRIIMEAAETLENFGISCEVVDVQTLMPFDTHHSILSSLKKTNRIVFVDEDVPGGAAAFMFNKVMEEQGGYRYLDVAPKTITAKAHRPSYGSDGDYFSKPNTEEVEAVIAAMMKE from the coding sequence ATGCCAGAGTCTGGAGTTGCTACCATATCATCTGCTGAAAAATTATCCTTCGATCTTTTTCGTGACCAGGTTTTAAGCGACTACCGTGTTGCCTGTATCAGTCGGGAAACCAGCCTTTTAGGCCGTAAGGAAGTCCTCACAGGCAAAGCGAAATTTGGAATTTTTGGGGATGGAAAGGAAGTGGCACAAGTAGCAATGGCCCGTTTTTTTAAACCTGGTGATTACCGCAGTGGGTACTACCGCGACCAGACTTTTGCCTATGCAACAGGCCTGACTAATGTGGAGCAGTATTTTTCCCAGTTATACTCCGATCCGGATATTAATAACGATCCATTCAGTGCCGGCCGGCAAATGAATGCTCATTTTGCTACACCCAATACCAAAGAAAATGGTGAATGGAATGATCTCGTAAACGTAAAGAATAATATCGCAGATCTTGCTCCTACTGCCGGGCAAATGCCAAGATCAATCGGGTTGGGGCTAGCCTCAAAAATATTCAGGGCTGTTCCTGAACTAAAGCAATTCAGTAATCTTTCCGATAATGGTAATGAGGTTTGCTTTACCACTATTGGTGATGCATCAACCAGTGAAGGACATTTTTGGGAAACTATAAATGCCGCAGGTGTGTTGCAGATACCGCTTTGTGTTTTTGTGTGGGACGATGGGTATGGAATTTCCGTTCCTAAAAAATATCAGACAACGAAAGGTTCTATTTCCGATGCGCTACAGGGTTTCCAAAAACAGGATGGCACAAACGGAATGAATATTTATAAAATAAAAGGATGGGATTATGCAGGCATGTGCGAAGCATTCGAAGAAGGAGTGAGAATTGCAAGAGAAAAACATATACCCTGTCTTTTTCATGTTGAAGAGATAACTCAACCCCAGGGACACTCAACATCAGGCAGCCATGAAAGATATAAAACGCCTGAGCGGTTGGAATGGGAACGGGAATTTGACGGCAATAAAAAAATGCGTGAATGGATATTGGCAAATCATCTTGCAGAAGAAGAAGAGATCAGCCAACTTGAAACAGAAGCAAAAGAAGTTGTAAGGGACGGGAAAAATAAAGCATGGGAGAAATTTTTTGCGCCGATAAAAATTCAAGTTACAAGAACGGTCGATTTAATACTATCATTGGTTGGTGCATTCCCTCTGAAAGCAGAAATGTTGCAGAAAATTGCAAAAGAACTTTCAACTAACCGTGAACCATTGCGTCGCGATGTGATGAAAGCATTGAAAGATGCAATTGATATTGCCGGAGATAACGAAGCCGCTTACTGGACAAAAGATTACTATAACGATTTATTGAATGAAAATAAATCATTGTACAATTCACATTTGTATAATGAAGGTGAAAAAAGTGCATTAAATGTTCAGGCCGTTGATGCAACATATGATGAAAAAGCTCCATTGATCAATGGCTATGAAATACTGAATAAATATTTTGATCAGTTGCTTGCAAATAACCCAAAAGTGGTTGCATTTGGTGAAGATGTAGGATATATCGGTGATGTGAACCAAGGCTTTAGTGGATTGCAGGCAAAGTATGGAATGAACAGAATTGCTGATACAGGCATTCGTGAACTAACCATTATGGGCCAGGGCATCGGACTTGCTTTCCGTGGATTGCGTCCGATCGCTGAGATACAATATATCGATTACCTTTTATATGGATTGCAACCGCTGAGTGATGATGCATCTACACTTCATTTCAGAACAAAAGGAAAACAAAGTTGTCCATTGATTGTAAGAACCCGCGGTCATCGGCTCGAAGGTATCTGGCATAGCGGCTCTCCAATGGGTATGGTGCTAAGTGCCCTGCGTGGTATGCTTGTTTGTGTGCCAAGAAATATGACACAGGCAGTCGGTATGTACAATACATTATTACAAGGTAATGATCCGGCGCTGATGATAGAATGCCTGAATGGTTACAGGCTCAAAGAAAAAATGCCATCAAACCTCGGTACATTTTCTGTGCCATTAGGTGTACCGGAAATAATTCGTCATGGAACTGATGTTACAGTTGTCTCCTACGGTTCTACTTTACGAATTATTATGGAAGCTGCAGAAACATTGGAAAATTTTGGTATTAGTTGCGAAGTGGTAGATGTGCAAACCTTAATGCCATTTGATACTCATCATAGCATTTTAAGTTCGCTGAAAAAAACAAACCGGATTGTTTTTGTAGATGAAGATGTGCCCGGTGGCGCTGCTGCATTTATGTTTAATAAAGTGATGGAAGAACAGGGGGGTTATCGATATCTTGATGTAGCACCAAAAACAATTACAGCAAAAGCGCATCGTCCTTCTTATGGAAGTGATGGTGATTACTTCAGCAAGCCCAATACTGAAGAAGTAGAAGCGGTGATAGCGGCTATGATGAAGGAGTAA
- a CDS encoding PhzF family phenazine biosynthesis protein, whose product MKFTLYQVDAFTNKLFHGNPAAVIPLEQWIDDELMQKIALENNLSETVFFVPSQQQGVDYDIRWFTPDVEINLCGHATLASAFILFRFLGFKKNKIVFHSKSGKLEVEQNGDVYRMDFPAWTPQKTDEYPETLQKVLGVDEVVGVYKHRDLLVELQNEDAVKKCTPDFNALKKLGEKVIITAPGSGEVDFVSRFFAPSAGINEDPVTGSSHSQLIPFWSEKLGKKKMFAKQLSQRGGELQCGLWGDRVTMAGQCIFYMKGELTL is encoded by the coding sequence ATGAAATTTACCCTTTACCAGGTGGATGCTTTCACCAATAAATTATTTCATGGCAACCCTGCCGCCGTTATTCCCCTTGAACAATGGATAGATGATGAGCTGATGCAGAAGATCGCATTGGAAAACAATCTCAGTGAAACCGTTTTCTTTGTTCCTTCACAACAGCAGGGAGTGGATTATGATATCCGCTGGTTTACACCTGATGTCGAAATAAACTTATGTGGTCACGCCACCTTAGCGTCAGCATTTATTTTGTTCAGGTTTTTGGGTTTCAAAAAAAACAAAATTGTTTTTCATTCCAAAAGCGGAAAACTGGAAGTAGAACAGAATGGGGATGTATACCGCATGGATTTCCCGGCATGGACGCCTCAAAAAACAGATGAATACCCTGAAACGTTGCAAAAAGTATTAGGAGTAGATGAAGTTGTTGGCGTGTACAAACACCGTGATTTACTGGTTGAGTTACAAAATGAAGATGCGGTTAAAAAATGTACGCCGGATTTTAATGCATTGAAAAAACTCGGGGAAAAAGTTATTATCACAGCGCCGGGTAGCGGCGAAGTAGATTTTGTTTCCCGTTTTTTTGCTCCTTCCGCAGGTATCAATGAAGATCCTGTTACCGGTTCTTCACACTCACAGTTAATTCCTTTTTGGTCAGAAAAACTCGGTAAGAAAAAAATGTTTGCAAAGCAACTATCACAACGTGGTGGTGAATTGCAATGCGGTCTTTGGGGTGACCGTGTAACGATGGCTGGTCAATGTATATTTTATATGAAAGGAGAGTTGACTCTCTGA
- a CDS encoding thiol-disulfide oxidoreductase DCC family protein — protein MNQLSTGNKIILFDGVCNLCNNSVQFIIKRDKKKQFSFASLQGNFGQEFLKKHSLPADNFNSFILLEDEKIYTRSTGALRMLKHLGGGLGLLYGFIILPKFIRDGVYNWIAKNRYKWFGKKDACMIPTPELKEKFLD, from the coding sequence ATGAATCAGCTTAGTACAGGTAATAAAATTATTTTGTTTGACGGTGTTTGCAATCTTTGCAACAACAGTGTTCAGTTTATTATTAAACGGGATAAAAAAAAACAATTCAGCTTTGCATCATTGCAAGGAAATTTTGGGCAAGAATTTTTAAAAAAACATAGTCTCCCCGCTGATAATTTCAATTCATTTATTTTACTGGAAGATGAAAAAATTTATACCCGCAGCACCGGTGCCTTACGAATGCTTAAACATTTAGGTGGCGGATTGGGCTTACTTTATGGTTTTATTATTCTTCCAAAATTTATTCGTGATGGAGTTTATAACTGGATCGCAAAGAACCGGTATAAATGGTTTGGAAAAAAAGATGCGTGTATGATTCCTACACCAGAATTGAAAGAAAAGTTTTTGGATTGA
- a CDS encoding YebC/PmpR family DNA-binding transcriptional regulator has product MGRIFEVRKSSMFARWDKMAKNFTRIGKEIVIAVKAGGPDPNSNAALRRCFQNARSVGMPKDRVEAAIKRAQGKELVNYDEILYEGYAPHGVALLVETATDNHVRTVANVKAIFNKGEGTLGNSGSVAFQFKKMGVFKLKPEGLNADDMELELIDFGLEELGDSTGENGEPILVVRCGFTDFGNMQKALEDKGIIPITAELEWIPTVTVPVNDEQAADVSKLIEKLEQDEDVQKVFHNMG; this is encoded by the coding sequence ATGGGAAGAATATTTGAAGTACGCAAGTCCAGCATGTTTGCCCGCTGGGATAAGATGGCAAAAAATTTTACCCGCATCGGTAAAGAAATTGTGATTGCTGTAAAAGCTGGTGGCCCCGACCCTAATTCGAATGCTGCTTTGCGTCGTTGCTTTCAAAATGCAAGAAGTGTCGGCATGCCAAAGGACCGTGTGGAAGCTGCAATCAAAAGAGCACAAGGTAAAGAGTTGGTCAACTATGATGAGATTTTATATGAAGGCTATGCACCTCATGGCGTGGCATTACTGGTGGAAACAGCAACTGATAACCATGTAAGAACAGTGGCCAATGTAAAAGCTATATTTAATAAAGGTGAAGGCACTTTAGGTAATAGTGGTTCTGTTGCATTTCAATTTAAAAAAATGGGTGTGTTTAAATTGAAACCAGAAGGATTGAATGCAGATGATATGGAACTCGAGCTGATCGATTTTGGTTTGGAAGAATTGGGTGATAGCACAGGAGAAAATGGCGAACCGATCTTAGTAGTTCGTTGTGGTTTTACTGATTTTGGCAATATGCAAAAAGCTTTGGAAGATAAAGGTATCATACCTATCACTGCAGAATTAGAATGGATACCAACTGTTACAGTTCCTGTAAATGATGAACAAGCTGCTGATGTAAGTAAGCTGATCGAAAAATTAGAGCAGGATGAGGATGTGCAAAAGGTGTTTCATAACATGGGATAA
- a CDS encoding amino acid permease yields MSLFVRKPMDVLMNEASETGTHTLKKTLGARGLIALGIGAIIGAGLFSITGMAAANHAGPAITISFVVAGLGCLFAGLCYAEFASMIPVAGSAYTYSYATMGEFMAWIIGWDLVLEYAVGAATVGISWSRYLVKFLDGFGIALPTELTAGPGDGGIINLPAVFIIVLMSLLLIKGTRESAFVNSIIVAIKIAVVLIFIILGWKYINNDNYNPYIPDNTGKFGDFGFSGIIRAAAIVFFAYIGFDAVSTAAQEAKNPKKDMPIGILGSLLICTVLYILFAHVMTGVTNYTTFAGKDGIAPVAVAIDHMGTVDASGVAKPDYPWLNRAIVVAILFGYASVILVMLMGQSRVFFSMSKDGLIPKIFSAVNPKTQTPAKNNLLFMLFVSAFAAFVPARVVGEMTSIGTLFAFILVCIGVWVMRKKMPDLPRAFRTPMVPLVPILGIATCLFMMVFLPMDTWIRLLVWMLIGLDIYLVYGAKNSHLGNGTTNRKGMKIARYTGICLSILLVVVGLLHQYTVGFDTDRTLLYISIAFAVVHLVLYAIRLSKAEAES; encoded by the coding sequence ATGAGTTTATTCGTCAGAAAGCCAATGGATGTTTTAATGAATGAAGCATCTGAAACAGGAACACATACGCTTAAAAAAACATTAGGTGCTAGGGGTTTAATTGCATTAGGAATAGGCGCTATTATCGGTGCTGGTTTATTTTCTATTACTGGTATGGCTGCAGCAAATCATGCTGGTCCGGCCATCACCATTTCATTTGTAGTAGCAGGTTTAGGTTGTCTTTTTGCCGGTTTATGTTATGCAGAGTTTGCATCGATGATTCCCGTTGCAGGAAGCGCATATACTTACTCATATGCTACCATGGGCGAATTTATGGCCTGGATTATTGGTTGGGATCTTGTACTGGAATATGCAGTAGGTGCCGCAACTGTTGGGATAAGCTGGAGCCGGTACCTTGTTAAGTTTTTAGATGGCTTTGGTATTGCACTTCCTACCGAATTAACTGCTGGCCCAGGGGACGGTGGTATTATCAATCTTCCTGCTGTATTTATTATTGTGCTGATGAGTTTGTTATTAATAAAAGGCACAAGGGAGAGTGCTTTTGTAAACAGTATTATTGTTGCAATAAAAATAGCGGTAGTGCTAATCTTCATTATACTAGGTTGGAAGTATATTAATAATGACAATTATAATCCCTACATTCCTGACAATACAGGAAAATTTGGAGATTTCGGATTCAGTGGTATTATCAGGGCTGCAGCCATCGTGTTTTTCGCCTACATTGGTTTCGATGCTGTGAGTACAGCCGCACAGGAAGCTAAAAATCCTAAAAAGGATATGCCAATAGGTATTTTGGGTTCGCTGCTTATTTGTACAGTATTATATATATTATTTGCACATGTAATGACAGGTGTTACAAATTATACAACTTTTGCAGGCAAAGATGGTATTGCTCCTGTAGCAGTAGCAATTGATCATATGGGAACGGTTGATGCATCCGGAGTAGCAAAACCTGATTACCCCTGGTTGAACCGTGCCATTGTTGTTGCCATTCTTTTTGGCTATGCTTCGGTTATCCTTGTTATGTTAATGGGACAAAGCCGTGTCTTCTTTAGTATGAGTAAAGATGGTTTGATTCCTAAAATATTTTCAGCAGTTAATCCTAAGACGCAAACACCTGCAAAAAACAATTTATTGTTTATGCTTTTTGTAAGTGCATTTGCTGCATTTGTTCCTGCAAGGGTTGTCGGAGAAATGACAAGCATTGGAACACTGTTCGCCTTCATTCTTGTATGCATAGGTGTATGGGTAATGCGCAAAAAAATGCCTGACTTACCAAGAGCATTTAGAACACCGATGGTTCCCCTGGTTCCTATACTTGGTATTGCTACCTGCTTATTTATGATGGTATTTCTGCCAATGGATACATGGATCCGTTTATTGGTTTGGATGCTGATAGGCTTGGATATTTATTTGGTATATGGCGCAAAGAACAGCCATCTTGGTAATGGAACTACAAATAGAAAAGGCATGAAAATAGCCCGCTATACAGGTATATGCCTGAGTATTTTGCTGGTTGTAGTAGGTCTCCTGCATCAGTATACTGTTGGGTTTGATACAGACAGAACCCTGCTTTATATTTCTATCGCTTTTGCAGTTGTTCATCTGGTACTTTATGCAATCCGGCTTAGTAAAGCTGAAGCAGAAAGTTAA
- a CDS encoding dicarboxylate/amino acid:cation symporter, whose protein sequence is MKGNRLTFFILLAMVLGVAVGYVVHDQSSPEFIKKFANNIKLLTTIFLRLVQMIIAPLVFTTLVVGIAKLGDLKAVGRVGGKAMLWFVSASLVSLLLGLVLVNFFHPGTAIDLSNADNEGAKELLGKTQEFSLAKFVEHVFPKSVFEAMATNEILQLVVFSIFFGVAATALGDYSKPVIKALDVASHIILKIVGYVMNFAPLGVFGAIAAIIAVKGLQIFNFYALYFLYFLIGIALLWTILWGVGYLILRDRIPHLFKRISQPLLIAFSTTSSEAVFPKLTEELERFGCKDKIVSFILPLGYSFNLDGSMMYMTFASITIAQAYGVHLDIGTQITMLLVLMLTSKGVAGVPRASLVVIIATCAMFKIPPEGIALILPIDHFCDMFRTATNVVGNSIATSVVSKWEGELGPGDGHSHGHDHSHQQGHHH, encoded by the coding sequence ATGAAAGGAAACAGGCTTACTTTTTTTATACTCCTTGCAATGGTATTGGGGGTTGCAGTTGGTTATGTAGTACACGATCAAAGCTCGCCTGAGTTCATTAAAAAATTTGCAAACAACATTAAGCTCTTAACTACAATTTTCCTTCGATTGGTGCAGATGATAATTGCCCCATTGGTATTTACAACATTAGTAGTAGGTATTGCAAAATTGGGCGATTTAAAAGCCGTAGGCAGGGTAGGTGGTAAAGCGATGCTCTGGTTTGTGAGTGCATCGCTTGTGAGCTTATTACTGGGGCTTGTATTAGTGAATTTTTTTCATCCTGGCACTGCTATCGATTTAAGTAATGCTGATAATGAAGGGGCAAAAGAGTTGCTGGGTAAAACACAGGAATTCTCTTTAGCAAAATTTGTAGAGCATGTTTTTCCAAAGAGTGTGTTTGAAGCAATGGCAACTAACGAAATTCTTCAATTGGTTGTCTTCAGTATTTTCTTTGGAGTAGCTGCAACTGCGTTAGGCGATTATTCAAAGCCGGTGATCAAGGCATTGGATGTTGCTTCGCATATTATTTTAAAAATAGTTGGCTATGTAATGAACTTTGCACCCTTAGGTGTATTTGGCGCCATTGCAGCAATAATTGCCGTCAAAGGATTACAGATCTTTAATTTTTATGCGTTATATTTTTTATACTTCCTTATTGGCATTGCCTTATTATGGACAATATTATGGGGCGTAGGTTATTTAATTTTACGGGACCGCATTCCGCATTTGTTTAAAAGAATTTCACAACCCCTGTTGATTGCATTTAGCACAACGAGCAGTGAAGCAGTTTTTCCAAAATTGACTGAAGAACTTGAACGCTTTGGCTGTAAAGACAAAATTGTTTCTTTCATTCTTCCGCTCGGTTATAGTTTCAATCTCGATGGCAGTATGATGTATATGACATTTGCCAGCATCACCATTGCACAGGCTTATGGTGTTCATCTTGACATCGGCACACAGATTACTATGCTCCTGGTATTAATGCTTACCAGTAAAGGAGTAGCTGGTGTGCCGAGGGCATCTTTAGTTGTTATCATTGCTACCTGTGCTATGTTTAAAATTCCACCAGAAGGCATTGCCCTTATTTTACCAATTGACCATTTCTGCGATATGTTCCGCACTGCCACTAACGTTGTCGGCAATAGTATTGCTACCAGTGTAGTAAGCAAATGGGAAGGGGAATTGGGGCCGGGTGACGGACACAGTCATGGTCACGATCATTCACATCAACAAGGTCATCATCATTAA
- a CDS encoding DedA family protein, producing the protein MGFLERFIEWIIENGGFYVLLLVVFAETGLLVGFLFPGDSLLFAAGIYLDKLTREFYTLGETGDVAVWQWMTLVIMVMIASVLGNIVGYWFGQKTGPLLYERKDTWLFKKKHLIKAKAFYEKYGKPTIFVAKFLPFIRTFAPIVAGMVKMSKPIFMFYNIIGSVAWVGSMMLGGYYLNGWFERKFGIKLQEHIEAITIGIILITTLPVLYKIFFRKKDEEEPTQTLS; encoded by the coding sequence ATGGGTTTTTTAGAAAGATTTATTGAATGGATAATTGAAAACGGTGGCTTTTATGTTTTACTGCTCGTTGTTTTTGCCGAAACCGGTTTATTGGTTGGTTTTCTTTTTCCCGGTGACTCTTTATTATTTGCAGCTGGAATTTATTTAGACAAACTTACCCGTGAATTTTATACGTTAGGTGAAACAGGAGATGTTGCAGTTTGGCAATGGATGACCCTTGTTATTATGGTTATGATTGCGTCTGTTTTGGGCAATATCGTTGGTTATTGGTTTGGCCAAAAAACAGGACCATTGTTGTATGAACGAAAGGACACCTGGCTCTTTAAGAAAAAACATTTAATAAAGGCTAAAGCATTTTATGAGAAATACGGTAAGCCCACCATTTTTGTTGCAAAATTTCTTCCTTTCATCCGCACGTTTGCACCGATAGTTGCAGGTATGGTAAAAATGAGCAAGCCAATATTTATGTTCTATAATATTATTGGTAGTGTAGCTTGGGTGGGTTCGATGATGTTGGGTGGTTATTATCTGAACGGATGGTTTGAGAGAAAGTTTGGTATCAAATTGCAAGAACATATTGAAGCAATAACAATCGGAATAATCCTGATAACTACACTTCCGGTTTTATATAAAATATTTTTCCGTAAGAAAGACGAAGAAGAACCTACTCAAACTCTTTCATAA
- a CDS encoding MFS transporter, with product MQAKTSYGVLSIPVIVAALGYFVDIYDLLLFGIIRIPSLQSFGLSETEVQISGEKILQWQMWGLLIGGIIAGIIGDKKGRLSVLFGSIILYSLANIANGFVETVDQYKGIRFIAGLGLAGELGVGITLVSEIISKEKRGIATSMVAGIGLTGAVVAFIMKENFHWRTCYFIGGGLGLLLLLLRISVFESGMFHQVKKLDVSRGNFFMLFTNADRFKRYLCGILIGLPTWFVIGVLVTFSSEFGKRFGIKEKIDPGKAIMYAYAAISIGDILIGFVSQWFKSRKKALFLFYGITALFMVLFFTTQWNGSAQKMYWLCAGLGFGTGFWAIFVTMGAEQFGTNLRATAATTIPNMVRGMLAVFILPLFQWLRDMEGVGYVNGGIYAAVIIMVITIIAALFTKETFNKDMDFLEKD from the coding sequence ATGCAAGCCAAAACCAGTTACGGTGTTCTTTCCATTCCTGTTATTGTAGCCGCCCTGGGTTACTTCGTTGATATTTATGATCTGCTGTTGTTTGGTATCATTCGTATACCCAGTCTTCAATCATTTGGTTTGTCGGAAACAGAAGTACAAATAAGTGGAGAAAAGATTTTGCAATGGCAAATGTGGGGATTGCTTATCGGTGGAATTATTGCCGGCATCATTGGTGATAAAAAAGGAAGGTTGAGTGTATTATTTGGCTCTATCATTTTGTATTCACTTGCCAATATTGCAAACGGCTTTGTTGAAACAGTGGATCAGTATAAAGGGATACGCTTTATTGCTGGCCTGGGATTGGCAGGTGAGTTAGGTGTCGGAATTACATTAGTATCAGAAATTATTTCCAAAGAGAAAAGAGGGATTGCCACATCAATGGTAGCGGGTATTGGTTTAACCGGGGCCGTCGTTGCATTCATTATGAAAGAAAATTTTCATTGGCGTACATGTTATTTTATTGGTGGCGGGCTGGGTTTATTATTATTACTATTGCGCATTTCGGTTTTTGAGTCAGGCATGTTTCACCAGGTAAAGAAACTGGATGTCTCAAGAGGAAATTTCTTTATGCTGTTTACAAACGCAGATAGGTTCAAAAGATATCTCTGTGGAATATTGATCGGGTTGCCAACATGGTTTGTAATTGGGGTATTGGTTACTTTCTCAAGTGAATTCGGCAAACGCTTCGGTATAAAAGAAAAGATCGACCCTGGTAAAGCTATCATGTATGCTTATGCAGCGATCTCTATCGGCGATATATTAATTGGTTTTGTAAGTCAGTGGTTCAAAAGCCGGAAAAAGGCATTATTTCTTTTCTATGGTATTACGGCTCTTTTCATGGTTTTATTTTTTACTACACAATGGAATGGCAGTGCGCAAAAAATGTACTGGTTATGTGCAGGGTTAGGATTTGGAACCGGCTTCTGGGCGATTTTTGTAACGATGGGCGCCGAACAATTCGGTACAAACTTGCGTGCCACTGCTGCTACCACAATTCCCAATATGGTTCGTGGAATGCTGGCAGTTTTTATACTTCCTTTATTTCAGTGGTTGCGGGATATGGAAGGGGTTGGATATGTGAACGGAGGTATTTATGCTGCTGTCATCATTATGGTGATCACAATTATTGCAGCTTTGTTTACAAAAGAAACCTTTAATAAGGACATGGACTTTCTCGAAAAGGATTAA
- a CDS encoding glycosyltransferase family 9 protein, with amino-acid sequence MPKFLIIRFSSIGDIVLTTPVIRCLKKQVPDAEVHFLVKEKFLSVVQHNPYIDKFHVLAHSWETTMEELKAEEYDYIIDLHNNVKTLRVKKQLKKKSFSFYKLNIEKYIYTSIKLNVLPKIHIVDRYMKTVESFGVKNDGNGLDYFIGEHDETKKTDLPASHYAGYIACVIGAAHTTKKWPAERWKEFAEKINHPIILLGGKEDYAAGEEIASVDKVKVYNACGKFSINESADLVKKSKIVVTHDTGLMHIAAAYKKPIVSIWGNTVPSFGMSPYYGEKNIPNEIVEVKKLWCRPCSKIGYNKCPLGHFKCMSKTSAEHVLAAVRRLM; translated from the coding sequence GTGCCGAAATTTCTCATCATACGTTTTTCCTCGATCGGTGATATTGTTCTCACCACTCCCGTTATCCGTTGTTTGAAAAAACAGGTGCCGGATGCTGAAGTGCATTTTTTAGTAAAAGAGAAGTTCCTTTCAGTCGTTCAGCACAATCCCTATATCGATAAATTTCATGTGTTGGCGCATAGCTGGGAAACAACGATGGAAGAACTGAAAGCGGAAGAGTATGATTACATTATAGACCTGCACAATAATGTAAAGACACTGCGTGTAAAAAAACAACTTAAGAAAAAATCATTCTCTTTTTACAAACTCAATATTGAAAAATATATCTACACAAGCATCAAGCTGAATGTGCTACCAAAAATTCATATTGTTGACAGGTATATGAAAACTGTCGAATCATTTGGAGTAAAGAATGATGGGAACGGGCTGGATTATTTTATCGGTGAACATGATGAAACAAAAAAAACGGATTTACCTGCATCACATTATGCTGGTTATATTGCCTGTGTGATCGGTGCTGCACATACAACAAAAAAATGGCCGGCTGAAAGATGGAAAGAGTTTGCTGAAAAAATAAATCACCCGATAATTTTATTAGGTGGCAAAGAAGACTATGCAGCAGGAGAGGAGATAGCTTCTGTCGATAAAGTGAAAGTATATAATGCTTGCGGTAAGTTCAGCATTAATGAAAGCGCAGACCTTGTAAAGAAATCAAAAATTGTAGTGACGCATGATACGGGCCTCATGCATATTGCCGCTGCTTATAAAAAACCAATTGTTTCTATCTGGGGTAATACGGTTCCATCGTTTGGTATGTCTCCCTATTACGGAGAAAAGAATATACCAAATGAAATAGTAGAGGTAAAAAAACTCTGGTGCCGGCCTTGCAGCAAGATCGGATACAATAAATGTCCGCTCGGGCATTTTAAATGCATGAGTAAAACCTCCGCCGAACATGTGCTGGCAGCTGTTAGAAGGCTGATGTAA